Proteins encoded within one genomic window of Malaclemys terrapin pileata isolate rMalTer1 chromosome 22, rMalTer1.hap1, whole genome shotgun sequence:
- the PHACTR4 gene encoding phosphatase and actin regulator 4 isoform X3, with amino-acid sequence MEENTAEEVDHPPSDMGMGADVLESGDTTPPTKRKSKFSGFGKIFKPWKWRKKKSSDKFKETSEVLERKISMRKPREELVKRGVLLEDPEQDGEEPDKLSHTALKNGHTVPIGGSGMSNLAHLEEEAGKKSSLRKSVPVEEPKKRPGSSSSNPSSEMEPLHEPHAPKQPLLPPKRPLSSSQEASDVQARDPVPASRTTRTASSSTVTAATSVAKTVNSTVAPCPAPRTVLPALASTNTTATTSTTSVVPAKQPPIPPPKPVNRNSNPLIAELSQAVNSGMGSSKPSPPLPPKRGIPSNMAPSLESTAASKPPSDRVVTATRPASIPVHITVSHPPPSPSPPLPSHIPPEPPRTPLPASSPAMEPQLSLELPKETPPQEDLRSLEVPKRATEQGFGEPHVPTRLPQIPLHIRIQQALTSPLPVTPPAEGSHRAHSLLFENDSLYEDNGTLGRARSLPVTIEMLKVPDDVEEEEEADQEGERSSGPHVYIGDAPSVTIIPRLMPQPLQEEEEEEEGMSDSDSEGPILYKDEEDEEEDESHNSALANKVKRKDTLAMKLGTTATQEELEEKNAFPRKSKEEWNEIRQQIGTALIRRLSQRPTAEELEQRNILQQKNEADRQAEKREIKRRLTRKLSQRPTVAELQARKILRFHEYVEVTDAQDYDRRADKPWTKLTPADKAAIRKELNEFKSSEMQVHEDSKHFTRFHRP; translated from the exons CTGAGGAAGTGGATCATCCACCATCTGacatggggatgggggctgaTGTTCTGGAATCTGGAGACACCACACCCCCCACCAAGAGGAAAAGCAAGTTCTCCGGCTttggcaaaattttcaaaccttggaagtggaggaaaaagaaaagcagTGACAAATTCAAGGAGACTTCAGAAG TTTTAGAACGAAAGATTTCTATGCGAAAGCCAAGAGAGGAGCTGGTTAAAAGAGGGGTTCTGTTGGAAGACCCTGAGCAGG ATGGAGAGGAACCAGACAAACTCAGCCATACTGCGTTGAAGAATGGGCATACAGTCCCCATTGGTGGTTCTGGGATGTCAAACCTGGCCCACCTGGAGGAAGAGGCTGGGAAGAAATCAAGTCTTAGAAAGTCTGTTCCAGTTGAGGAACCAAAGAAAAGACCAG GCTCGTCCAGTAGCAATCCCAGTTCAGAAATGGAGCCTCTTCATGAGCCGCATGCACCCAAACAGCCTTTGCTTCCTCCGAAAAGACCCTTATCCTCTTCTCAGGAGGCAAGTGATGTGCAGGCGAGGGATCCTGTCCCTGCCAGCCGCACTACAAGGACTGCATCCTCCTCTACTGTTACTGCCGCCACCAGCGTAGCAAAGACGGTCAATTCCACAGTCGCCCCTTGCCCAGCCCCCAGGACTGTGCTCCCTGCTCTTGCCAGCACTAACACTACTGCTACCACAAGTACAACCAGCGTGGTGCCTGCCAAACAGCCCCCCATCCCGCCCCCGAAGCCGGTGAACAGAAATAGCAACCCTTTAATAG CTGAACTGTCTCAAGCAGTGAACAGTGGTATGGGTTCATCAAAGCCTTCCCCGCCCCTACCACCTAAGAGAGGCATTCCATCGAACATGGCACCCTCGCTGGAGTCAACTGCTGCCTCGAAACCACCAAGCGATAGGGTAGTGACAGCTACTCGTCCCGCATCGATACCAGTGCATATCACCGTGTCTCACCCACCACCGTCGCCTTCTCCGCCGTTGCCCAGCCACATACCTCCCGAGCCCCCGCGCACGCCCCtgcctgcctccagccctgcGATGGAACCCCAGCTCTCCCTGGAACTGCCCAAGGAGACCCCTCCACAGGAAGATCTCAGGTCACTGGAAGTGCCCAAGCGGGCGACAGAGCAGGGGTTCGGAGAACCTCACGTGCCAACGCGGCTGCCCCAGATCCCACTGCACATCCGGATCCAGCAGGCGCTGACGAGCCCCCTGCCCGTTACCCCACCTGCAGAGGGGTCGCACAGGGCTCACTCGCTGCTCTTCGAAAACGACAGCCTCTACGAGGACAACGGCACCCTGGGCCGGGCCAGGTCGCTGCCAGTCACCATCGAGATGCTGAAAGT TCCAGATGAtgttgaagaggaggaggaagcagaccAGGAGGGCGAACGGAGTTCAGGTCCTCACGTTTACATTGGAGATGCACCATCTGTCACGATCATTCCTAGGCTAATGCCACAGCCcctgcaggaggaagaggaggaagaagaggggatGAGTGATTCGGACTCGGAGGGACCCATCCTGTATAAGGATGAGGAGGATGAAGAGGAAGATGAAAGCCATAACA GCGCTCTAGCTAACAAGGTGAAGAGGAAAGATACACTGGCCATGAAACTGGGCACCACGGCCacccaggaggagctggaggaaaaGAACGCTTTCCCTCGGAAGAGCAAGGAGGAGTGGAATGAAATTCGGCAGCAGATTGGGACAGCGCTGATCAG GCGACTAAGTCAGAGACCAACAGCAGAAGAGCTGGAGCAAAGGAACATACTTCAGC AAAAAAACGAGGCTGACCGGCAGGCTGAGAAGCGGGAGATTAAACGCCGCCTCACCAGAAAG CTTAGTCAAAGGCCTACAGTGGCTGAACTGCAAGCTAGGAAGATCCTGAGGTTTCATGAATATGTGGAAGTGACAGATGCTCAGGACTATGACCGGAGAGCAGATAAGCCATGGACAAAACTCACACCTGCTGACAAG GCTGCCATCCGAAAGGAACTGAATGAGTTTAAAAGCTCTGAAATGCAAGTCCATGAAGACAGCAAACACTTCACACG GTTCCATCGGCCATGA
- the PHACTR4 gene encoding phosphatase and actin regulator 4 isoform X1, whose protein sequence is MGQTLFSRPVNPAAFAEEVDHPPSDMGMGADVLESGDTTPPTKRKSKFSGFGKIFKPWKWRKKKSSDKFKETSEVLERKISMRKPREELVKRGVLLEDPEQDGEEPDKLSHTALKNGHTVPIGGSGMSNLAHLEEEAGKKSSLRKSVPVEEPKKRPGSSSSNPSSEMEPLHEPHAPKQPLLPPKRPLSSSQEASDVQARDPVPASRTTRTASSSTVTAATSVAKTVNSTVAPCPAPRTVLPALASTNTTATTSTTSVVPAKQPPIPPPKPVNRNSNPLIAELSQAVNSGMGSSKPSPPLPPKRGIPSNMAPSLESTAASKPPSDRVVTATRPASIPVHITVSHPPPSPSPPLPSHIPPEPPRTPLPASSPAMEPQLSLELPKETPPQEDLRSLEVPKRATEQGFGEPHVPTRLPQIPLHIRIQQALTSPLPVTPPAEGSHRAHSLLFENDSLYEDNGTLGRARSLPVTIEMLKVPDDVEEEEEADQEGERSSGPHVYIGDAPSVTIIPRLMPQPLQEEEEEEEGMSDSDSEGPILYKDEEDEEEDESHNSALANKVKRKDTLAMKLGTTATQEELEEKNAFPRKSKEEWNEIRQQIGTALIRRLSQRPTAEELEQRNILQQKNEADRQAEKREIKRRLTRKLSQRPTVAELQARKILRFHEYVEVTDAQDYDRRADKPWTKLTPADKAAIRKELNEFKSSEMQVHEDSKHFTRFHRP, encoded by the exons ATGGGGCAGACACTGTTCTCGAGACCGGTGAATCCAGCTGCATTCG CTGAGGAAGTGGATCATCCACCATCTGacatggggatgggggctgaTGTTCTGGAATCTGGAGACACCACACCCCCCACCAAGAGGAAAAGCAAGTTCTCCGGCTttggcaaaattttcaaaccttggaagtggaggaaaaagaaaagcagTGACAAATTCAAGGAGACTTCAGAAG TTTTAGAACGAAAGATTTCTATGCGAAAGCCAAGAGAGGAGCTGGTTAAAAGAGGGGTTCTGTTGGAAGACCCTGAGCAGG ATGGAGAGGAACCAGACAAACTCAGCCATACTGCGTTGAAGAATGGGCATACAGTCCCCATTGGTGGTTCTGGGATGTCAAACCTGGCCCACCTGGAGGAAGAGGCTGGGAAGAAATCAAGTCTTAGAAAGTCTGTTCCAGTTGAGGAACCAAAGAAAAGACCAG GCTCGTCCAGTAGCAATCCCAGTTCAGAAATGGAGCCTCTTCATGAGCCGCATGCACCCAAACAGCCTTTGCTTCCTCCGAAAAGACCCTTATCCTCTTCTCAGGAGGCAAGTGATGTGCAGGCGAGGGATCCTGTCCCTGCCAGCCGCACTACAAGGACTGCATCCTCCTCTACTGTTACTGCCGCCACCAGCGTAGCAAAGACGGTCAATTCCACAGTCGCCCCTTGCCCAGCCCCCAGGACTGTGCTCCCTGCTCTTGCCAGCACTAACACTACTGCTACCACAAGTACAACCAGCGTGGTGCCTGCCAAACAGCCCCCCATCCCGCCCCCGAAGCCGGTGAACAGAAATAGCAACCCTTTAATAG CTGAACTGTCTCAAGCAGTGAACAGTGGTATGGGTTCATCAAAGCCTTCCCCGCCCCTACCACCTAAGAGAGGCATTCCATCGAACATGGCACCCTCGCTGGAGTCAACTGCTGCCTCGAAACCACCAAGCGATAGGGTAGTGACAGCTACTCGTCCCGCATCGATACCAGTGCATATCACCGTGTCTCACCCACCACCGTCGCCTTCTCCGCCGTTGCCCAGCCACATACCTCCCGAGCCCCCGCGCACGCCCCtgcctgcctccagccctgcGATGGAACCCCAGCTCTCCCTGGAACTGCCCAAGGAGACCCCTCCACAGGAAGATCTCAGGTCACTGGAAGTGCCCAAGCGGGCGACAGAGCAGGGGTTCGGAGAACCTCACGTGCCAACGCGGCTGCCCCAGATCCCACTGCACATCCGGATCCAGCAGGCGCTGACGAGCCCCCTGCCCGTTACCCCACCTGCAGAGGGGTCGCACAGGGCTCACTCGCTGCTCTTCGAAAACGACAGCCTCTACGAGGACAACGGCACCCTGGGCCGGGCCAGGTCGCTGCCAGTCACCATCGAGATGCTGAAAGT TCCAGATGAtgttgaagaggaggaggaagcagaccAGGAGGGCGAACGGAGTTCAGGTCCTCACGTTTACATTGGAGATGCACCATCTGTCACGATCATTCCTAGGCTAATGCCACAGCCcctgcaggaggaagaggaggaagaagaggggatGAGTGATTCGGACTCGGAGGGACCCATCCTGTATAAGGATGAGGAGGATGAAGAGGAAGATGAAAGCCATAACA GCGCTCTAGCTAACAAGGTGAAGAGGAAAGATACACTGGCCATGAAACTGGGCACCACGGCCacccaggaggagctggaggaaaaGAACGCTTTCCCTCGGAAGAGCAAGGAGGAGTGGAATGAAATTCGGCAGCAGATTGGGACAGCGCTGATCAG GCGACTAAGTCAGAGACCAACAGCAGAAGAGCTGGAGCAAAGGAACATACTTCAGC AAAAAAACGAGGCTGACCGGCAGGCTGAGAAGCGGGAGATTAAACGCCGCCTCACCAGAAAG CTTAGTCAAAGGCCTACAGTGGCTGAACTGCAAGCTAGGAAGATCCTGAGGTTTCATGAATATGTGGAAGTGACAGATGCTCAGGACTATGACCGGAGAGCAGATAAGCCATGGACAAAACTCACACCTGCTGACAAG GCTGCCATCCGAAAGGAACTGAATGAGTTTAAAAGCTCTGAAATGCAAGTCCATGAAGACAGCAAACACTTCACACG GTTCCATCGGCCATGA
- the PHACTR4 gene encoding phosphatase and actin regulator 4 isoform X4 gives MGQTLFSRPVNPAAFAEEVDHPPSDMGMGADVLESGDTTPPTKRKSKFSGFGKIFKPWKWRKKKSSDKFKETSEDGEEPDKLSHTALKNGHTVPIGGSGMSNLAHLEEEAGKKSSLRKSVPVEEPKKRPGSSSSNPSSEMEPLHEPHAPKQPLLPPKRPLSSSQEASDVQARDPVPASRTTRTASSSTVTAATSVAKTVNSTVAPCPAPRTVLPALASTNTTATTSTTSVVPAKQPPIPPPKPVNRNSNPLIAELSQAVNSGMGSSKPSPPLPPKRGIPSNMAPSLESTAASKPPSDRVVTATRPASIPVHITVSHPPPSPSPPLPSHIPPEPPRTPLPASSPAMEPQLSLELPKETPPQEDLRSLEVPKRATEQGFGEPHVPTRLPQIPLHIRIQQALTSPLPVTPPAEGSHRAHSLLFENDSLYEDNGTLGRARSLPVTIEMLKVPDDVEEEEEADQEGERSSGPHVYIGDAPSVTIIPRLMPQPLQEEEEEEEGMSDSDSEGPILYKDEEDEEEDESHNSALANKVKRKDTLAMKLGTTATQEELEEKNAFPRKSKEEWNEIRQQIGTALIRRLSQRPTAEELEQRNILQQKNEADRQAEKREIKRRLTRKLSQRPTVAELQARKILRFHEYVEVTDAQDYDRRADKPWTKLTPADKAAIRKELNEFKSSEMQVHEDSKHFTRFHRP, from the exons ATGGGGCAGACACTGTTCTCGAGACCGGTGAATCCAGCTGCATTCG CTGAGGAAGTGGATCATCCACCATCTGacatggggatgggggctgaTGTTCTGGAATCTGGAGACACCACACCCCCCACCAAGAGGAAAAGCAAGTTCTCCGGCTttggcaaaattttcaaaccttggaagtggaggaaaaagaaaagcagTGACAAATTCAAGGAGACTTCAGAAG ATGGAGAGGAACCAGACAAACTCAGCCATACTGCGTTGAAGAATGGGCATACAGTCCCCATTGGTGGTTCTGGGATGTCAAACCTGGCCCACCTGGAGGAAGAGGCTGGGAAGAAATCAAGTCTTAGAAAGTCTGTTCCAGTTGAGGAACCAAAGAAAAGACCAG GCTCGTCCAGTAGCAATCCCAGTTCAGAAATGGAGCCTCTTCATGAGCCGCATGCACCCAAACAGCCTTTGCTTCCTCCGAAAAGACCCTTATCCTCTTCTCAGGAGGCAAGTGATGTGCAGGCGAGGGATCCTGTCCCTGCCAGCCGCACTACAAGGACTGCATCCTCCTCTACTGTTACTGCCGCCACCAGCGTAGCAAAGACGGTCAATTCCACAGTCGCCCCTTGCCCAGCCCCCAGGACTGTGCTCCCTGCTCTTGCCAGCACTAACACTACTGCTACCACAAGTACAACCAGCGTGGTGCCTGCCAAACAGCCCCCCATCCCGCCCCCGAAGCCGGTGAACAGAAATAGCAACCCTTTAATAG CTGAACTGTCTCAAGCAGTGAACAGTGGTATGGGTTCATCAAAGCCTTCCCCGCCCCTACCACCTAAGAGAGGCATTCCATCGAACATGGCACCCTCGCTGGAGTCAACTGCTGCCTCGAAACCACCAAGCGATAGGGTAGTGACAGCTACTCGTCCCGCATCGATACCAGTGCATATCACCGTGTCTCACCCACCACCGTCGCCTTCTCCGCCGTTGCCCAGCCACATACCTCCCGAGCCCCCGCGCACGCCCCtgcctgcctccagccctgcGATGGAACCCCAGCTCTCCCTGGAACTGCCCAAGGAGACCCCTCCACAGGAAGATCTCAGGTCACTGGAAGTGCCCAAGCGGGCGACAGAGCAGGGGTTCGGAGAACCTCACGTGCCAACGCGGCTGCCCCAGATCCCACTGCACATCCGGATCCAGCAGGCGCTGACGAGCCCCCTGCCCGTTACCCCACCTGCAGAGGGGTCGCACAGGGCTCACTCGCTGCTCTTCGAAAACGACAGCCTCTACGAGGACAACGGCACCCTGGGCCGGGCCAGGTCGCTGCCAGTCACCATCGAGATGCTGAAAGT TCCAGATGAtgttgaagaggaggaggaagcagaccAGGAGGGCGAACGGAGTTCAGGTCCTCACGTTTACATTGGAGATGCACCATCTGTCACGATCATTCCTAGGCTAATGCCACAGCCcctgcaggaggaagaggaggaagaagaggggatGAGTGATTCGGACTCGGAGGGACCCATCCTGTATAAGGATGAGGAGGATGAAGAGGAAGATGAAAGCCATAACA GCGCTCTAGCTAACAAGGTGAAGAGGAAAGATACACTGGCCATGAAACTGGGCACCACGGCCacccaggaggagctggaggaaaaGAACGCTTTCCCTCGGAAGAGCAAGGAGGAGTGGAATGAAATTCGGCAGCAGATTGGGACAGCGCTGATCAG GCGACTAAGTCAGAGACCAACAGCAGAAGAGCTGGAGCAAAGGAACATACTTCAGC AAAAAAACGAGGCTGACCGGCAGGCTGAGAAGCGGGAGATTAAACGCCGCCTCACCAGAAAG CTTAGTCAAAGGCCTACAGTGGCTGAACTGCAAGCTAGGAAGATCCTGAGGTTTCATGAATATGTGGAAGTGACAGATGCTCAGGACTATGACCGGAGAGCAGATAAGCCATGGACAAAACTCACACCTGCTGACAAG GCTGCCATCCGAAAGGAACTGAATGAGTTTAAAAGCTCTGAAATGCAAGTCCATGAAGACAGCAAACACTTCACACG GTTCCATCGGCCATGA
- the PHACTR4 gene encoding phosphatase and actin regulator 4 isoform X2, which produces MVLSDTAEEVDHPPSDMGMGADVLESGDTTPPTKRKSKFSGFGKIFKPWKWRKKKSSDKFKETSEVLERKISMRKPREELVKRGVLLEDPEQDGEEPDKLSHTALKNGHTVPIGGSGMSNLAHLEEEAGKKSSLRKSVPVEEPKKRPGSSSSNPSSEMEPLHEPHAPKQPLLPPKRPLSSSQEASDVQARDPVPASRTTRTASSSTVTAATSVAKTVNSTVAPCPAPRTVLPALASTNTTATTSTTSVVPAKQPPIPPPKPVNRNSNPLIAELSQAVNSGMGSSKPSPPLPPKRGIPSNMAPSLESTAASKPPSDRVVTATRPASIPVHITVSHPPPSPSPPLPSHIPPEPPRTPLPASSPAMEPQLSLELPKETPPQEDLRSLEVPKRATEQGFGEPHVPTRLPQIPLHIRIQQALTSPLPVTPPAEGSHRAHSLLFENDSLYEDNGTLGRARSLPVTIEMLKVPDDVEEEEEADQEGERSSGPHVYIGDAPSVTIIPRLMPQPLQEEEEEEEGMSDSDSEGPILYKDEEDEEEDESHNSALANKVKRKDTLAMKLGTTATQEELEEKNAFPRKSKEEWNEIRQQIGTALIRRLSQRPTAEELEQRNILQQKNEADRQAEKREIKRRLTRKLSQRPTVAELQARKILRFHEYVEVTDAQDYDRRADKPWTKLTPADKAAIRKELNEFKSSEMQVHEDSKHFTRFHRP; this is translated from the exons CTGAGGAAGTGGATCATCCACCATCTGacatggggatgggggctgaTGTTCTGGAATCTGGAGACACCACACCCCCCACCAAGAGGAAAAGCAAGTTCTCCGGCTttggcaaaattttcaaaccttggaagtggaggaaaaagaaaagcagTGACAAATTCAAGGAGACTTCAGAAG TTTTAGAACGAAAGATTTCTATGCGAAAGCCAAGAGAGGAGCTGGTTAAAAGAGGGGTTCTGTTGGAAGACCCTGAGCAGG ATGGAGAGGAACCAGACAAACTCAGCCATACTGCGTTGAAGAATGGGCATACAGTCCCCATTGGTGGTTCTGGGATGTCAAACCTGGCCCACCTGGAGGAAGAGGCTGGGAAGAAATCAAGTCTTAGAAAGTCTGTTCCAGTTGAGGAACCAAAGAAAAGACCAG GCTCGTCCAGTAGCAATCCCAGTTCAGAAATGGAGCCTCTTCATGAGCCGCATGCACCCAAACAGCCTTTGCTTCCTCCGAAAAGACCCTTATCCTCTTCTCAGGAGGCAAGTGATGTGCAGGCGAGGGATCCTGTCCCTGCCAGCCGCACTACAAGGACTGCATCCTCCTCTACTGTTACTGCCGCCACCAGCGTAGCAAAGACGGTCAATTCCACAGTCGCCCCTTGCCCAGCCCCCAGGACTGTGCTCCCTGCTCTTGCCAGCACTAACACTACTGCTACCACAAGTACAACCAGCGTGGTGCCTGCCAAACAGCCCCCCATCCCGCCCCCGAAGCCGGTGAACAGAAATAGCAACCCTTTAATAG CTGAACTGTCTCAAGCAGTGAACAGTGGTATGGGTTCATCAAAGCCTTCCCCGCCCCTACCACCTAAGAGAGGCATTCCATCGAACATGGCACCCTCGCTGGAGTCAACTGCTGCCTCGAAACCACCAAGCGATAGGGTAGTGACAGCTACTCGTCCCGCATCGATACCAGTGCATATCACCGTGTCTCACCCACCACCGTCGCCTTCTCCGCCGTTGCCCAGCCACATACCTCCCGAGCCCCCGCGCACGCCCCtgcctgcctccagccctgcGATGGAACCCCAGCTCTCCCTGGAACTGCCCAAGGAGACCCCTCCACAGGAAGATCTCAGGTCACTGGAAGTGCCCAAGCGGGCGACAGAGCAGGGGTTCGGAGAACCTCACGTGCCAACGCGGCTGCCCCAGATCCCACTGCACATCCGGATCCAGCAGGCGCTGACGAGCCCCCTGCCCGTTACCCCACCTGCAGAGGGGTCGCACAGGGCTCACTCGCTGCTCTTCGAAAACGACAGCCTCTACGAGGACAACGGCACCCTGGGCCGGGCCAGGTCGCTGCCAGTCACCATCGAGATGCTGAAAGT TCCAGATGAtgttgaagaggaggaggaagcagaccAGGAGGGCGAACGGAGTTCAGGTCCTCACGTTTACATTGGAGATGCACCATCTGTCACGATCATTCCTAGGCTAATGCCACAGCCcctgcaggaggaagaggaggaagaagaggggatGAGTGATTCGGACTCGGAGGGACCCATCCTGTATAAGGATGAGGAGGATGAAGAGGAAGATGAAAGCCATAACA GCGCTCTAGCTAACAAGGTGAAGAGGAAAGATACACTGGCCATGAAACTGGGCACCACGGCCacccaggaggagctggaggaaaaGAACGCTTTCCCTCGGAAGAGCAAGGAGGAGTGGAATGAAATTCGGCAGCAGATTGGGACAGCGCTGATCAG GCGACTAAGTCAGAGACCAACAGCAGAAGAGCTGGAGCAAAGGAACATACTTCAGC AAAAAAACGAGGCTGACCGGCAGGCTGAGAAGCGGGAGATTAAACGCCGCCTCACCAGAAAG CTTAGTCAAAGGCCTACAGTGGCTGAACTGCAAGCTAGGAAGATCCTGAGGTTTCATGAATATGTGGAAGTGACAGATGCTCAGGACTATGACCGGAGAGCAGATAAGCCATGGACAAAACTCACACCTGCTGACAAG GCTGCCATCCGAAAGGAACTGAATGAGTTTAAAAGCTCTGAAATGCAAGTCCATGAAGACAGCAAACACTTCACACG GTTCCATCGGCCATGA